The Micromonospora krabiensis genome window below encodes:
- a CDS encoding group I truncated hemoglobin, with translation MTVTEETAPVSHYERIGGASSVKAAVELFYDKVLADPDLAGYFADVDMVGQRRHLALMLTVVLGGPNEYTGRGLAEAHQPLNIPVAHYAKVGEHLTVTLTELGVPADILADVQTVLGQVQDQVVASGTRPGV, from the coding sequence GTGACGGTTACGGAAGAGACCGCCCCCGTTTCGCACTACGAGCGCATCGGTGGTGCCAGTTCGGTGAAGGCGGCCGTCGAGCTGTTCTACGACAAGGTGCTCGCCGACCCGGACCTCGCCGGCTACTTCGCCGACGTGGACATGGTGGGTCAGCGTCGGCACCTGGCGTTGATGCTGACCGTGGTGCTCGGTGGGCCGAACGAGTACACCGGCCGTGGGCTGGCCGAGGCTCACCAGCCGCTGAACATCCCGGTGGCGCACTACGCGAAGGTCGGTGAGCACCTGACGGTGACGCTGACCGAGCTGGGTGTGCCGGCCGACATCCTGGCGGACGTGCAGACCGTTCTGGGTCAGGTGCAGGACCAGGTGGTGGCCAGCGGGACCCGTCCGGGCGTCTGA
- a CDS encoding SDR family oxidoreductase translates to MRVVIAGGHGKIAQLVEAELAGRGDTAVGLIRNPDHAAALTAAGAEPVVCDLEHTTAADLAAHLTGADAVVFAAGAGPGSGAARKDTVDRAAAALLADAAQHAGVRRYLLVSSMGVEGPPAPDTDPVFAAYLRAKKAAEDDLTARDLDWTVLRPGRLTDDPPTGRIALARHVDRGAVSRADVARVLVALLDRPASAGRILELVGGDTPLDDAVTAAVS, encoded by the coding sequence ATGCGCGTCGTCATCGCCGGAGGCCACGGCAAGATCGCCCAACTGGTGGAGGCCGAACTCGCCGGCCGCGGCGACACCGCCGTCGGCCTGATCCGCAACCCCGACCACGCCGCCGCGCTGACCGCGGCCGGCGCCGAACCGGTCGTCTGCGACCTGGAACACACCACCGCCGCCGACCTGGCCGCACACCTCACCGGCGCCGACGCGGTCGTCTTCGCCGCCGGCGCCGGCCCCGGCAGCGGCGCCGCCCGCAAGGACACCGTCGACCGGGCCGCCGCCGCGCTGCTCGCCGACGCCGCCCAGCACGCCGGGGTCCGCCGCTACCTGCTGGTCTCCTCCATGGGCGTGGAAGGCCCCCCGGCGCCCGACACCGACCCGGTGTTCGCCGCCTACCTGCGCGCCAAGAAGGCCGCCGAGGACGACCTCACCGCCCGCGACCTGGACTGGACGGTCCTGCGCCCCGGCCGGCTCACCGACGACCCGCCCACCGGACGCATCGCCCTGGCCCGGCACGTCGACCGTGGCGCGGTCAGCCGCGCCGACGTGGCCCGGGTGCTCGTCGCCCTGCTCGACCGGCCGGCCAGCGCCGGGCGGATCCTGGAGCTCGTCGGCGGGGACACCCCCCTCGACGACGCGGTCACCGCCGCCGTCAGCTGA
- a CDS encoding DivIVA domain-containing protein, which yields MSATPISRYDGIQVSGGVQVRMTADRVRRWEFAAASFTRRGYDNADVDRFRMQVADELDVLSAQIANLRAENERLNDRVELHRHGVIPSKNAAANVPAAKEVNLLSAAQREAEQIIAQAHDYARRVAEYARVQYESYMQAAAEEAKQEAERAVKDYRSSAGSSFDDTVATREALRIFGEMMISHMQAAARHLDDGSEHLARTMDRIAKETPGAPFVAGGAQPAALPRHQQR from the coding sequence GTGAGCGCGACCCCGATCAGCAGGTACGACGGGATTCAGGTGTCCGGCGGCGTCCAGGTGCGGATGACGGCCGACCGGGTGCGTCGGTGGGAGTTCGCGGCGGCGTCGTTCACGCGGCGTGGCTACGACAACGCGGACGTGGACCGGTTCCGGATGCAGGTGGCCGACGAGCTGGACGTGTTGTCGGCGCAGATCGCGAACCTGCGTGCGGAGAACGAGCGGCTCAACGACCGAGTGGAGCTGCACCGGCACGGGGTGATCCCGAGCAAGAACGCGGCGGCGAACGTGCCGGCGGCCAAGGAGGTGAATCTGCTCTCGGCGGCGCAGCGGGAGGCGGAGCAGATCATCGCCCAGGCGCACGACTACGCGCGGCGGGTCGCCGAGTACGCGCGGGTGCAGTACGAGAGCTACATGCAGGCTGCGGCGGAGGAGGCGAAGCAGGAGGCCGAACGGGCGGTGAAGGACTACCGCAGTTCGGCGGGGTCGAGCTTCGACGACACGGTCGCCACCCGGGAGGCGCTGCGGATCTTCGGCGAGATGATGATCTCGCACATGCAGGCGGCGGCGCGGCACCTCGACGACGGCAGTGAGCACCTGGCGCGGACGATGGACCGGATCGCGAAGGAGACGCCGGGGGCGCCGTTCGTGGCCGGTGGTGCGCAGCCGGCGGCGTTGCCGCGGCACCAGCAGCGGTGA
- a CDS encoding MerR family transcriptional regulator gives MHEPRNSDAGTELDEPGVAPPGWATDSDGSVGYRGVTACHAVGISYRQLDYWARTSLVVPSVRDASGSGTQRLYSFRDLVVLKVVKRLLDAGVSLQNIRKAIDALRSRGVEDLAGITLISDGTTVYECRSPEEVVDLLQGGQGVFGIAIGGAFKEIQGSLSHLPAEPAAGAGAVEPEATPDRAGDELAARRARRRAG, from the coding sequence ATGCACGAGCCGCGGAATTCCGATGCGGGTACGGAACTGGACGAGCCGGGTGTGGCGCCGCCGGGGTGGGCCACGGACAGTGACGGTTCGGTGGGCTACCGGGGTGTGACGGCGTGTCACGCGGTGGGCATCAGTTACCGTCAGCTGGACTACTGGGCGCGGACGTCGCTGGTGGTGCCGAGTGTGCGCGACGCGTCGGGCTCGGGCACTCAGCGGTTGTACTCGTTCCGCGACCTGGTGGTGTTGAAGGTCGTGAAGCGTCTGCTGGACGCCGGGGTGTCGTTGCAGAACATCCGCAAGGCGATCGACGCGTTGCGGTCGCGTGGGGTGGAGGACCTGGCGGGCATCACGCTGATCTCGGACGGGACGACGGTGTACGAGTGTCGTTCCCCGGAGGAGGTGGTCGACCTGTTGCAGGGTGGCCAGGGGGTGTTCGGCATCGCGATCGGTGGGGCGTTCAAGGAGATCCAGGGTTCGCTGTCGCATCTGCCGGCGGAGCCGGCGGCCGGGGCGGGTGCCGTGGAGCCGGAGGCGACGCCGGATCGGGCGGGCGACGAGTTGGCGGCCCGGCGGGCGCGTCGCCGCGCCGGCTGA
- a CDS encoding globin domain-containing protein, with protein sequence MDAARLKQSWSLVAAHGDQVPLYFYSTLFLAHPETRQMFPTNMAGQRDRLVTALAHIVTNVDQVDRLVGFLQDLGADHRKFAVRAEHYPAVGEALVATLQHFLADQWTEELAQDWTAAYGLVAQVMIEAAQAAEAVNPPWWVAEIVAHERRAFDVAVLTLRPQYLLPFTAGQSIGVSHPSVRSWRYYSPANAPRADGTLELHVRAAPGGAVSSRLVYGSAVGDQVHLAAPVGDRLTLWSAGSSDLLLLASGTGWAPVKALVEQVAAEGSRRRVDLYVGARSRSELYDTDAIDKFASSYPWLTVTYVIGVDPQRPGEFVQVADRALTDADWRSRHVYVCGSDEMVSYSVQALGRAGYHAGQVHHEGFGKHWYGPAWRTAVEQASSPDNLGGVR encoded by the coding sequence GTGGACGCGGCACGGCTCAAGCAGAGTTGGTCCCTGGTCGCCGCGCACGGCGACCAGGTGCCGCTCTACTTCTATTCGACGTTGTTCCTGGCCCACCCCGAGACCCGGCAGATGTTCCCGACGAACATGGCGGGTCAGCGGGACCGGCTGGTGACCGCGCTGGCGCACATCGTCACCAACGTGGACCAGGTGGACCGGCTGGTCGGGTTCCTGCAGGACCTGGGCGCCGACCACCGGAAGTTCGCGGTGCGCGCCGAGCACTACCCGGCGGTGGGTGAGGCGCTGGTCGCCACCCTGCAGCACTTCCTCGCCGATCAGTGGACCGAGGAGTTGGCGCAGGACTGGACGGCCGCGTACGGCCTGGTGGCGCAGGTGATGATCGAGGCCGCGCAGGCGGCGGAGGCGGTGAACCCGCCGTGGTGGGTCGCGGAGATCGTGGCGCACGAGCGGCGGGCGTTCGACGTTGCCGTGTTGACGCTGCGTCCGCAGTATCTGCTGCCGTTCACCGCGGGGCAGTCGATCGGGGTGTCGCACCCGTCGGTGCGGTCGTGGCGGTACTACTCGCCGGCGAACGCGCCCCGCGCGGACGGCACCCTGGAGCTGCACGTGCGGGCGGCGCCGGGCGGTGCCGTGTCGTCGCGGCTGGTGTACGGGTCGGCCGTGGGTGACCAGGTGCACCTGGCGGCGCCGGTGGGGGATCGGTTGACGTTGTGGTCGGCCGGTTCCAGTGATCTGCTGCTGCTGGCCAGCGGCACCGGGTGGGCGCCGGTGAAGGCGCTGGTGGAGCAGGTCGCGGCGGAGGGTTCCCGCCGCCGGGTCGACCTGTACGTGGGGGCGCGGTCGCGTTCCGAGCTGTACGACACCGACGCGATCGACAAGTTCGCGTCGTCGTACCCGTGGCTGACGGTGACGTACGTGATCGGTGTGGATCCGCAGCGGCCGGGGGAGTTCGTGCAGGTGGCGGACCGGGCGTTGACCGACGCTGACTGGCGTTCCCGGCACGTGTACGTGTGTGGTTCCGACGAGATGGTGTCGTACTCGGTGCAGGCGTTGGGTCGGGCCGGCTACCACGCCGGTCAGGTGCATCACGAGGGGTTCGGGAAGCACTGGTACGGCCCGGCGTGGCGGACGGCGGTGGAGCAGGCGTCCTCCCCAGACAATCTCGGGGGTGTGCGGTGA